One window of Quercus robur chromosome 12, dhQueRobu3.1, whole genome shotgun sequence genomic DNA carries:
- the LOC126708301 gene encoding uncharacterized protein LOC126708301 encodes MVKLSEGDDMRQLHIEVRGVPTYCMNIKECMSVEVEADGKPWYHDIKAYIKSSEYSPDATDSEKKFIRRMACQFFLSGEVLYKRNHDSTLLRCIDASKAYHLMEEMHEGLLGAHASGPLLARKIISRSLLAHHVK; translated from the coding sequence ATGGTCAAGTTATCAGAAGGAGATGATATGCGGCAATTGCACATAGAAGTCCGTGGCGTTCCAACCTATTGCATGAACATCAAAGAATGCATGAGTGTTGAAGTCGAAGCGGACGGAAAGCCATGGTACCATGATATCAAGGCTTATATCAAGAGCAGTGAATACTCGCCCGATGCAACGGACAGTGAAAAGAAGTTTATTCGGCGCATGGCCTGCCAATTTTTCTTGAGTGGAGAAGTCCTGTACAAAAGGAACCATGATTCTACCTTGCTTCGATGCATAGATGCCTCTAAGGCTTATCACCTGATGGAAGAGATGCATGAAGGCTTACTTGGGGCTCATGCCAGTGGACCCCTGTTGGCCCGCAAGATTATAAGCCGATCATTACTGGCTCACCATGTAAAATGA